The Magnolia sinica isolate HGM2019 chromosome 9, MsV1, whole genome shotgun sequence genome contains a region encoding:
- the LOC131255379 gene encoding pyrophosphate--fructose 6-phosphate 1-phosphotransferase subunit alpha-like, with the protein MILCFALFVQIETEKLLAQLVENEMNKRLKEGTYKGKKFNAICHFFGYQARGSLPSKFDCDYAYVLGHICYHILAAGLNGYMATVTNLKNPVNKWRCGAAPITAMMTVKRWSRGPKAISIGKPAIHPATIDLKGKAYEMLRQNAANFLMDDFYRNPGPLQFDGPGLDAKPLTLCVEDQDYMGRIKKLQE; encoded by the exons ATGATTTTGTGCTTTGCGCTTTTTGTTCAGATTGAGACGGAGAAACTCCTAGCGCAGTtggtagagaatgagatgaaCAAGAGATTG aaagaaggtacttACAAAGGAAAGAAATTCAATGCTATCTGCCACTTCTTTGGCTATCAGGCCCGGGGTTCTTTACCATCGAAGTTTGACTGTGACTATGCCTAT GTTCTTGGGCACATCTGCTATCACATTCTAGCTGCTGGTTTGAATGGATACATGGCAACTGTGACCAACCTGAAAAATCCCGTGAACAAGTGGCGATGTGGTGCTGCTCCAATTACA GCAATGATGACTGTAAAGCGATGGTCGCGGGGTCCTAAGGCCATCTCGATAGGCAAACCTGCTATTCACCCTGCTACTATTGACTTGAAAGGCAAAGCATATGA GATGCTGAGACAAAACGCCGCAAACTTTTTGATGGATGACTTCTACCGAAACCCAGGGCCTCTTCAGTTTGATGGCCCAGGCTTAGATGCTAAGCCCCTGACCCTGTGTGTTGAAGATCAGGACTACATGGGACGGATCAAGAAGCTCCAGGAGTAG